The Devosia sp. 1566 sequence GGCCATGAAGGCGCAAGGCTATGCCTATGCGATCATCGGCGGTGTGGGCCCGGTCGAATTCTACAGCAAGGCCGCAGGAGCGATACCCATCTTCAATGAGGGGGAAGACATCTACCAGGGCCTGCTGCGTCTCAAGCCAATCGCGGAGTTGCAGAACTGAGCATGTCATCCACCCCACCGCTCGCCCTGTTTGTCGGCATGCCCGGCCTTGAGCTTTCCGCTGACGAAATCGCCTTTTTCCGGGAAGCCGATCCCTATGGGTTGTTCCTGTTCCGGCGCAATCTCGATACCCCTGAGCAGGTGCGCCGGCTGTGCGCCCAGTTTCGGGATGCGGTGGGAAGGGCGGATGCGCCGGTTTTCATTGATCAGGAAGGGGGCCGCGTGCAGCGGCTCAACAATGGCAACTGGCCCAATTTCCGCAGCCTGGGCAGCTTTGGCGCCCTGGCACGCCAGGACCTGGAGCTGGCCAAACGGGCCCTGCGCCTGTCGACGCTAGCCATGGGAACGATCATGGCCGAGCTCACCATCGATAGCGGCACCACGCCAGTGGTCGATCTCGCCCGCCCCGGCACCCATGACGTCATCGGCCAGCGCGCCTTTGGCGATGACCCCGAACTGGTTATCACCATGGCCCGCGAGGTTATCGATGCCATGCTGGAGGTCGGCGAACTGCCGATCATGAAGCATATTCCAGGCTATGGACGGGTGACGGTCGATCCGCACTTCCAGTGTCCGGTGGTGGATGCATCGATTGAAGATCTGCGCCAAAGCGATTTCCGCCCCTTCATGGCGCTTCGCAACACGCCCTGGGCCATGGTTGCCCATCTCGTGTTCACGCAGATCGATCCCGACCACCCCGCGTCGGTGTCTCCGGCCGTCTACGAGCTGATACGGGACGAGCTCGATTATGACGGGGTGCTGATCACCGATTGCCTGACCATGGAAGCGCTGGCGGGCAGCTGGGCGGAGCGCGTGACGGCGGCCCTGGCAGCGGGTTGCGATATCGCGCTGCATAGCCAGGGCGACCTCAAAGCGAGCGAGGCGGCCGCCAACGCAGCGCGACCGCTGAGCGAGGCTTCGCTGCGGCGAATTGCGCGAGGAGAAGCGATGCGGGGCACATTGCGGGTGGACGCTTTGGCGCTCCACGCCGAAGTTGAACAGATTTTCAGGGAAAATGGCATCGCCTAAGGCGCTGCCTGGAGCAAACAAGGGAGTTGAGACGTGCTGAACAAAACACTGCTCGCGGCGACGTCCGCCGCAATTCTGGTCATGGCAGCACCCGCAAGTGCGCAAGTGGTGGTGACGGTCAGTTCGGAACAAACCACCACCTGGGTGCGCAACTTCAATCCGTTCAACCAGACTTCGGCGCGTGCCACCACCAAGGACTTCATCTACGAGCCGCTCGCGATCTTCAATCGCCTCAAGAACCAGACCGAGTTCCGTCTCGCGGAAAGCTTCGAGCTGGCCGATGATCTGAAATCCATCACCTTTGTGCTGCGCGATGGCCTCAAATGGTCGGATGGCGAGCCGCTGACTGCCGACGACGTGGTGTTCACCTATGGCTATCTCAAGCAGTTTCCGGCGCTCGATTTCAACTCGGTGTCAGCCCTCCTCGACTCCGTCGAGAAGATTGACGAGCGCACGGTGCGCTTCAACCTGCTGCAGCCCAATTCCCTGATCGCCAATACCATTGTCGGCATGCCGATCGTTCCCGAGCATGTTTGGGCCGAGATCACCGATCCGGTGACCTTCACCAATGAAACGCCCGTTGGTTCGGGTCCGCTCACCGAGATCAGCCGCTTTACGCCCCAGGTCTACGAGCAGTGCCGCAACCCCAATTATTGGGATGCGGAAAGCCTCAAGGTTGATTGCATCCGCCTGCCCCAGCTCGCGGACAACCCACAGGTGCTGGCCGCACTGGCTGACGGGACGCTGGATTGGGCAACGAGCTTCATCCCGGACATCGACAACACTTTTGTGGCCAAGGACCCCGAGCACAACAAGTACTGGTTCAATCCTTCGAGCCTCGTGTCCTTCCAGCTCAGCATGATTACGCCCGACGAGAACAACCGGAAGGCGTTCACCGATGTCAATTTCCGGCGTGCTCTGAGCATGCTGATCGACCGGCAGACCATTGTCGACATCGCCGGCTATGGCTATCCGCTGATCAACGAAGATCCTTCCATGCTTGGCGAGCTCTACAAGGCCTTCGCCAATCCTGAAGTCCAGGTGCAGTTTGGCCAGTTCGGCAAGTTCGACCCCGAAGCGGCAACGGCCCTGCTCGATCAAAGCGGGTACGTCGACAAGAACGGCGACGGGATGCGCGACAACCCCGATGGCACGCCGATCGCCATCGATATCGAAATCCCCAATGGCTGGACCGACTGGATCGACGCTGTCCAGATTGCCATGGAGTCCCTCCAGGGTGCTGGCCTCAACGTCAAGATGAGCACGCCCGAGGAATCGGTGTGGAGTGCCGATCTGATCGCGGGCAAGTACTCGATGACGCTCAACGCCCTGGCTTCGGCCGCCAATCCCTACTTCCCCTATATCCGCTCCTTCAACCCCGAGGATTTCGGCAAGTCGCGCTTCACGGCCCCCCATTGGGAGAACGCGGAGGTGATGGATCTGCTTGGCCAATACACCCAGATCAAGGATCCGGCGCAGCAACAAGAGATCATGAACAAGCTCCAGATGATCGTTGCCGAAGCCATGCCCGTGATCCCCGTCTACAACAGCCCGGCCTTCTATCAGTACAGCACCAGGCGCTTCACCGGCTGGGCGAGTGCCGAAAACCCGATCGTCTCCCCGGTGGTATCCAATGCCAATCCAGGACGACTGATCCAGCTGCTGGCCTTGCGCCCAGTGCAACAATAAGCTGGCCGAGGGTGCGTCACCTGACGCATCCTCCCCCTCGCCCCTGGCAGCGGGTTCTTTTTCCAACACGGACGAACATCGATGGCATTTCTGCTCCGGCGCGTTGGCTTTTATCTCGCAGCCTTTCTTGCCGCCGCCACGGTCAACTTCTTCCTGCCCCGACTGATGCCGGGGGACCCGATCCAGATCATGTTCGCCAGCGCCGGATCGAACCTGTCCATGGAGAACCTCAACGCGCTCAAGCTGACCTTCGGGTTTATCGATGCGCCGGTTGGCGAGCAGTACCTGACCTATCTCAAAAGCGTCTTCACCGGTGATCTGGGTGTCTCGATCAAGTACTTCCCCCTGCCCGTGACCGAACTCCTGGGGCGCGCCCTGATCTGGACCGTGGGCCTGGTTGGCTCGGCCACCCTGCTCGGTTTTACGCTTGGCACCCTGCTCGGCATCATGGCGGCGTGGCGCCGGGGCACGATATTTGACACTGTGGTTTCGCTGCTCGCCATCTTTTCGAGCTCCGTGCCGGCCGTCGTGCTTTCGCTCATCATGTTGTTCGTGTTCGGCTATACGCTGGGCTGGTTCCCCAGCGGCTATGCGGCCGACCCCATGCTCGATCCGGCGTTTAGCTGGCAGTATATTTCGTCCGTGCTGTATCACGGCTTCTTGCCGATGATCACGCTGGTGGTTGCGCTGACCGGGGGCTTTGCGGTGACCATGCGCAACAACATGATCAACCTGCTGGGCGAGGACTACATCGTCATGGGCCGCGCCAAGGGCCTTTCCGATCAACGGGTCATGATTTGGTACGCGGCACGCAATGCGCTGCTGCCGACGGTGTCGAGCCTGGCCATTTCGCTGGGCAGCGTGCTTGGCGGCTCATTGGTGATCGAAGTCGTGTTCAACTATCCCGGCGTTGGCAACATGCTGTACCAGGCGATCCTCGCCCGGGATTATCCGGTGATCCAGGGGCAACTGCTGATCATGACCGCCGCCATGCTCATCTCCAACTTTGCCGTCGATCTGAGCTATCTGATGCTCGATCCGCGCCTCAAAAAGGCCTGACCGTGCCGCTCATTGCTCAGCTTGCCCATAACAAGAAGGCAGTCGTCGGCCTCACCATTCTGACGATCATCATCCTGGTGGCGATCTTTGCGCCGGTGCTGACGGAATACTCCCCCACTCAGCGCGTGGGCCGCCCCCACCAGCCCCCATCAAGCGAGCATTGGCTGGGCACGACGCGGCTGGGTCATGACGTGTTCACGCGCCTGGTCTATGGCGCCCGCATCTCGCTCGCGGTTGGCTTTGGCGCGGGCCTCCTCATCACCCTGATCGGCACCGTCCTCGGCATCCTTGCCGGCTACAAGGGCGGCGTCGTCGATGAGGTCATCAACTTTTTCACCAATATGGTGCTGGTGGTGCCCAACCTGCCGCTGCTGCTGGTGATCGCAGCCTTTATCGGCCAGGCGAATCCGCTCGTGATCGCACTGATCCTGGGCTTCACCTCCTGGGCCTGGGGTGTGCGCGTCACCCGTTCGGAAACCCTGTCGCTGCGCCAACGCGACTTCGTCAAGTCGGCCGAGATGCTGGGCGAGCCAAGCTGGCGCATCATGGCCTTCGAGATTTTTCCCAATCTCGTCTCGATCGTCGGCATCAATTTCATCGGCAGCGTGATCTTCGCCGTGGTCACCGAGGCGACGCTCGAATTCCTCGGCCTCGGTGATCCCAACACCGTTTCCTGGGGCATCATGCTCTACAATGCGCAGAACGCCTCGGCTCTTTCGGTGGGCGCCTGGTGGGACCTGCTGTCGCCCTGCCTCGCGCTAGCCCTGCTCGGACTTGGCCTGGCGCTGCTGAACTTTGCCATCGACGAAATCGCCAATCCCCGCCTGCGCACCGGCGGCATGTTGAGCCGCTGGACAGCGCGCGTGCGGGCCGGAGAGGGCAAGCTATGACCGATCCCGTCCTGTCCATTCGCACCCTTTCCATCGACTATGTTGGCGCCGAGGAGGATTTCCGCGCCGTCAAGGATGTCAGCTTCGACATCATGCCCGGTGAGTTCTTCGGGCTTGCCGGGGAATCGGGTTGCGGGAAAAGCACCATTGCCTTTGCCATCAGCCGCCTGCATCGCCCGCCCGCGCTGATCCTGAGCGGCAGCCAGATCCGGCTTGCTGGCCGTGACGTGCTGGCTCTGAACGAGGAGGAGTTGCGCAGCTTCCGCTGGCGCGAGGTTGCCATGGTTTTCCAAAGCGCCATGAACTCGCTCAATCCCGTCCTCACCATCGAGCGGCAGTTTTTCGATGTGCTGCGCACCCATACCGGCATGTCGCGCGCCCAGGCCCGCGACCGGGCAGCCGAGCTGCTCGCCATGGTCGATATCTCGCCTGATCGGCTATCCTCCTATCCGCACCAGTGCTCGGGCGGAATGCGCCAGCGCATCGTCATCGCCATTTGCCTTGCGCTCAATCCCAAGCTGCTGATCATGGATGAGCCAACCACCGCGCTCGATGTGGTGGTGCAGCGTGAGATACTGGGCCGTATCGATGTTCTGCGCCAGCAACTAGGCTTTTCCGTCCTTTTTATCACCCACGACCTTGCCCTGATGGTGCAGGCCTGTGATCGCATCGGCATCATGCTTGAAGGGGAGTTGGTGGAGGTGAATGCGGCGCAGACCATCTACCAGTCGCCCCAGCATGCCTATACGCGCCGGCTTTGGGGCTCCATGCCCAAGCTCTCCGGCCAACAGATTGGCGCGAGCGCAGCCCTATGACCCAGACCGAACCGGTTCTCGCCCTCGACAATGTTTCCAAGACCTTTGGTCGCGCGGACCAGCCGGTTTATGCCGCGCGTTCCGTGTCGTTTGCGCTCCATCCCGGCCGCACCCTCGCCCTGGTGGGCGAATCGGGGTCGGGAAAGACCACCGCGGCGCGCCTGATCATGCGAGAATACCGGCCTGATGCGGGGCAACTCCTGTTCCGCGGCATGCCAGTCACCAGCAGCGGTCTCAAGTCTTACCGCGCCGCGGTGCAGATGGTGTTCCAGGATCCGTTTGCCTCGCTTAACCCAGCGCACACGGTGCGCCACCATCTGGAGCGACCACTCCGCCTTCACCGGCCCAAGATGAAGGGCGCCGAACGCCGGGTTGCGATTGATGAACTCCTCTCGCGCGTCAAGCTTGATCCAAAACTGGTCGCGCCGAAATATCCGCACGAATTGTCAGGAGGCCAGCGCCAGCGCATCAGCATCGCCCGGGCATTGGCGGTTGACCCAGCGGTGATCGTTGCCGACGAACCTACCTCCATGCTCGACGTGTCCGTTCGCCTGGGCATTTTGAACCTGCTCAACGACATGAAGCGCCAACTAGGGCTGGCGCTCCTGTACATCACCCATGACATCGCCACGGCGCGCTATGTCGCTGAGGACATCATGGTGATGTATGCCGGACAGATTGTGGAATGGGGCGAAACGGATAAGGTGTTGAGCAATCCCCAGCATCCTTATACGCGCCTGCTGCTCTCGGCTGTTCCCGATCCGGACCAGCGATTTGCCGACACCTCTGGCGCAGCCGAACTCACGCATGTCGAGGAGATCCGGCGACGATCGGCCCTGCCGCAGCCGGAGGTACGGCAGGTGGCGCCCAACCATTTTATTCGGCCACTGCCCTAAGCGGCAGGGCCTAGTCGAGGCGCCGAAAAGCGGTCGGCTCGCCACCACCGCGACTGCTGATCCGCGCCACGGCCTCGGCCAATGGCTCGATTACCACCGCCATGTGGAAGGCGTTGGCGTGGATCATGTCCCTATCGCTGGTCATCATGGCAACATGGCCACGCCAGAACACCAGGTCACCCCGGCGCAGGGCGTCAACCGGGTGGCCGAGCGCGACCTGCTGGTCGGTATCGCGCGGACAATCGCGCCCGCAGGCATAGAGCGCCTGTTGCACCAGCCCCGAACAATCAAGCCCCAAGCTCTCGCGCCCGCCCCAGAGATAAGGCGTCCCCACAAATCGCTGCGCCACCGCGACGGGATCTGTTTCAGCTTCCTGCACAGGGGCGAGATGCTCCTCAACAAACCAGCCGCCTGCGGTTTGTACGAAGCGACCCTCGCGGCCCTCAGCGACCAGCAGCGCATTCATGGAATAAAGCCCGGTTGGCGCGGTCTTGATGCTGGGGCCGCTAAACGCATAGGTGCGGAGCGCCCTCACTTTGTGGGTAGGGGTTCGGGGAGCGCCGCTCAGGGCGCTCGCCGCCACAAAACCCACATAGCCATCGCGCATGGCGCGCCCGAACGCCCAGCCATCCGCCACATCGAGCACCTCGAACAATTCCCCGAACAGCACCTGATCGAGCTGTTCGGCGGACGGCGACGGCTCCCGGCGCAACGGGGCACAAGCCACCGCGATCTGGTGGATGGTCGTATCAAGATAGCGATCAGCAGGAACAATGCCCTCGAGGGATCGGGCTGCGACGCCGTCGCGCGCCAAGGTGAGGCGATGATCAAGCAAGATGGTGTCCTGTCCTGGTGGAAGGCTCGGGGATATTACGGCTCCCGCGAAGCCCGGAGCCACTATGCGCGTGCTGAATGGTAGCGCGCTCGCTTTCTCCTGTCACGCACCCGCGAAGTGCCAGCCTTCCGCCAAGCTTGATCGGCATCACCGACAGCTGCTTCTCTCCCGCTTGTGAATCCAAGCGGGGAACAGACGTTCCGCGCAACTCGTTGGGGAGGAACGATAACGAGGTGGCCCAAATGCCGAGGTTCTTTTTCAATCACCAGTCCGACCGCGGACCGCTCGACGTGGATATCGACGGCATCAAGCTAGAGTCCCTCAATGCAGCGATCGAGGAGGCATCCTTTGCGGTCAAGGGGGCCGTTGCCTTGGCCGATGAGCCAACGCGGGGCGAGTTCCAGATTGAAGACGAAGGCCGGGTCGTTCTGGCCCGGGTCCCTTACGCGGTAGTGGATGACGAAGCAGACTAGGCGGTAACGAGCCTTTTTCCGCCAAGCTACTGGAAGCGGGTGATCGAGAACGGCTGCGGTGCCGAACTGGTGCCCTCCACCATCCCGGCAATCAAATTGGCCGTGACGGCGCTCAACGTCAAGCCCAGATGACCGTGGCCAAAAGCATAAAGTATGCGCGGATCCCCTGGATGGATGTCGATTACCGGCAGTGAATCGGGTGTGGAGGGCCGCCGGCCCATCCATTCCTTGCCCCCTTCGGGCAGCGAAGGCACGTAGCGCCGCATCTTCTCGCGCATCGCCTCGGCGCGGGCAAAATTGGGCGAAGTCTCGGGCTTGGCCAGTTCCACCGCACCGCCCACGCGCAGCCCATCTACGAGGGGCACCGCCACAAAACCATGATCGGCAAAGCCCAGTGGCAATGCCAGGTTCCAATTCAGGTCCGTGAACGTCGTGTTATAGCCGCGCTCGTTCTCGAGCAGCACTTTGAGGCCCAAGCCGCGCACAAGATCGCGCGACCACACTCCGGCAGCAACAACCACCCTGTCGAACACCTGCTCCTCGCCACCCTGCAGCATGACGCCAATGCCGGCCTCTCGCTGGGTCAGGGAAAGCACCCGGCCCTGCTGCAGTTGGCCGCGCCCACGAATAAAGTCCTGGAAGTGCCGCAGGACGCTCAGCGGGTTGGAGACCATCCAATAGCCAGGCTGGTGCACTGCGCCAAAGAACCTGCCCTCGAGCTGGGGCACCATGGCTCGGGCCTTTTGAGGAGTTATTGCCTCGAAGTCATAGCCAAGCGCAGCCCGCACCTGCCCGGCCTCGCGCACCGCGGCGTCCAAACTGGCATGGCTGTCGTGGAGCGAGATAAACCCGGTTTGCCGCAGGTGCCCTGCCAACCCGGCACTAGCAGCCAATTCTTGGTGATCCGCCAAGGCCGTTTGCATCAGGCCCGTCAGAGCCTCGCGGGCGAGCGCACCGCGTTGTGGCGTCGAGGCCGCCAGAAAGGCGACCAACCAGGGCATCAATGCCGGGACATCCTGCCAGCGCAAGGTCAGTGGCCCCAGTGGATCCATCAGCCATTTGGGTACTGCGGTCAGCATGCCTGGGCTGGCTATCGGCGCAATTTCGGGCAGGGCAATCAGCGCCGCGTTTCCCGACGAGGCTGGCAAGCCCCCCGGTTCGGCATCAAACACCGTTACAGCATGTCCCTGGCCAATCAGTCGGGTCGCAATCGCCGCGCCAACAATACCTGCGCCTACGACGCCGATCTTTTTCATCTTGCCCCTGCTCTTGAACGCTACAATGTGATTTTGGATACCGTTTCACGGTTGATGTAGCTTTGGATCTGCTTGACGATCTGTGCCGCGTGCTCGGCGGCCAAGGCATCCGCCCGATCGGCGTGGCCCGCTTCAATCGCCTCCACCATCAGGCTATGGGCTTCCACATATTGCTGCGGCAGCTTGTCATCAAACGAGCGGTAATAGATGCGCAGGATGCGTCGGCCTTCATCGAGGAGGCGCGCAAAGAGATTGGTGAAATAGCTGTTGCCGCCCGCTTCGGCGATGGCGACATGGAAATCCCGATTGGACTGGATCATGGCCAGCGCGTCGCGACGCGCCACGGCTTGCGCATATTGGGCCTCGAACTTGCGTATCGTCTCGATCTGCTCGGGCGCGTGATGCACCGCCGCTGCCCGCGTCGTTACTCGATACATCAGCGTCAGCGCCTCGAAGTAAACCGGAAGCTGGGCGAAATCGATGGTGGCAACCACGGTGTTGCGATTGGGCAGTGTCTTGGCCAGCCCTTCCGCCACCAGGCGCACCAAGGCCTCGCGGATTGGCGTGCGCGACATCTGGAACTGCTCGGAAAGCGTCACCTCATCGAGCGGACTGCCGGGATCGAGGGTAAGGTCCAGGATGGACTGTCGCAGCGTTTGATAGACTTTTTGCGCGCCCGACCCCCGGATACGACCGGGTTCGCCGGCAATCTTGGCCGTTTCGCTGGCTTTGGTTTTCACGGCGCGGCTCCCGGCATTCGCGGCGCACAAGGGCCGGCAACAATCACGAACCGTTGTGCCGGCGTATTGCCCAACAAGGGGGCCGGCCAGCACGTCGACGATGATCAGCGATAGGCGAGCTTAGCGGAGATTGCGGTTCCGGTTCAACGCCGGAGAAGGCCCCTTGAGCAGCTTTGACTGTCGACAGATTGGATATAGCGCCGGTATGGTGTCAGGTGGCCGGAACTGCAGATGCTCGGCCGGGTGGCTCAATCTGCAAAGGAAATCCTCCCATGCGCTGGTCCAAGACCGTAACCCTTGTCGAAGCCCATGCGGAAGGGGAAGTTGGCCGCATCGTCACGGGCGGGGTTATCGATGTTCCAGGCGCCACCATTGCCGACAAGCTGCGCCATATCAACGATGTCGACGATAGCCTCCGGCGCTTCCTCGTTTTCGAGCCGCGCGCTTCGGCCCAGATGAGCACTTGTCTCATTTTTCCGCCAACACGTCCGGACGCTGATATCGCCTTCATGATTTTGCAGGGCGACAAGGCTCATGCGATGTCGGGATCCAATAGTATTTGCCTCACCACCGTTCTGCTCGAGACCGGCATGCTGCCCATGGCCGAGCCCGAAACCATCGTGCGGATCGAGACGGCGTCGGGCCTCGTGACGGCGCGGGCCAGTTGCCGTAACGGCAAATGCGAACGGGTTACGCTCACCATGAACCCGTCCTATGCCCACCAGCTCGACGCCGTGGTCGATGTGGCGGGGTTCGGCAAGGTCAAGCTCGACATTGGCTATGGCGGGATTTTCTATGCGCTGATCGACCCGGCGCAACTCGGCCTCGAGATCAGGCCGGACCAGGCCAAGAAACTGGTGGAGGCGGGCAGCGCCATCCACCGCGCCGTCAATGCCCAGCTCGAGATTGCCCATCCCGAGATCGAGGCCATCAAGGGCATATCCTACACTATGTTCACCAGCTTCAACGAGGCGGGCGAACTCAAGGGCGCCACCATCATGCCACCTGGCCGGATCGACCGGTCACCCTGCGGCACTGGCAATTCCGCCCGTCTTGCCGTCGCGGCAGCGCGGGGCCTGGCCAAGCCTGGCGACAGTTTTACCGCCCGATCCATCATCGATTCCACCTTCGAGGTTACTTATGCCGGCGACACCACGGTGGCCGGCCGCCCGGCGGTGCAGCCCATTATCTCGGGCCGCGGCTGGATCCATGGCATCCACCAGATCGGCGTTGATCCTAGCGACCCCTATCCACAGGGTTACTCGGTTGCCGACACCTGGGGTGATGCCTTCGACCTGATGAACTAAGGGCATTGCTGTGACAGAAACGTCCACCCTGCGGCTTGACGAAGCCTTTG is a genomic window containing:
- the nagZ gene encoding beta-N-acetylhexosaminidase, with product MSSTPPLALFVGMPGLELSADEIAFFREADPYGLFLFRRNLDTPEQVRRLCAQFRDAVGRADAPVFIDQEGGRVQRLNNGNWPNFRSLGSFGALARQDLELAKRALRLSTLAMGTIMAELTIDSGTTPVVDLARPGTHDVIGQRAFGDDPELVITMAREVIDAMLEVGELPIMKHIPGYGRVTVDPHFQCPVVDASIEDLRQSDFRPFMALRNTPWAMVAHLVFTQIDPDHPASVSPAVYELIRDELDYDGVLITDCLTMEALAGSWAERVTAALAAGCDIALHSQGDLKASEAAANAARPLSEASLRRIARGEAMRGTLRVDALALHAEVEQIFRENGIA
- a CDS encoding ABC transporter substrate-binding protein, giving the protein MNKTLLAATSAAILVMAAPASAQVVVTVSSEQTTTWVRNFNPFNQTSARATTKDFIYEPLAIFNRLKNQTEFRLAESFELADDLKSITFVLRDGLKWSDGEPLTADDVVFTYGYLKQFPALDFNSVSALLDSVEKIDERTVRFNLLQPNSLIANTIVGMPIVPEHVWAEITDPVTFTNETPVGSGPLTEISRFTPQVYEQCRNPNYWDAESLKVDCIRLPQLADNPQVLAALADGTLDWATSFIPDIDNTFVAKDPEHNKYWFNPSSLVSFQLSMITPDENNRKAFTDVNFRRALSMLIDRQTIVDIAGYGYPLINEDPSMLGELYKAFANPEVQVQFGQFGKFDPEAATALLDQSGYVDKNGDGMRDNPDGTPIAIDIEIPNGWTDWIDAVQIAMESLQGAGLNVKMSTPEESVWSADLIAGKYSMTLNALASAANPYFPYIRSFNPEDFGKSRFTAPHWENAEVMDLLGQYTQIKDPAQQQEIMNKLQMIVAEAMPVIPVYNSPAFYQYSTRRFTGWASAENPIVSPVVSNANPGRLIQLLALRPVQQ
- a CDS encoding ABC transporter permease → MAFLLRRVGFYLAAFLAAATVNFFLPRLMPGDPIQIMFASAGSNLSMENLNALKLTFGFIDAPVGEQYLTYLKSVFTGDLGVSIKYFPLPVTELLGRALIWTVGLVGSATLLGFTLGTLLGIMAAWRRGTIFDTVVSLLAIFSSSVPAVVLSLIMLFVFGYTLGWFPSGYAADPMLDPAFSWQYISSVLYHGFLPMITLVVALTGGFAVTMRNNMINLLGEDYIVMGRAKGLSDQRVMIWYAARNALLPTVSSLAISLGSVLGGSLVIEVVFNYPGVGNMLYQAILARDYPVIQGQLLIMTAAMLISNFAVDLSYLMLDPRLKKA
- a CDS encoding ABC transporter permease; its protein translation is MAQLAHNKKAVVGLTILTIIILVAIFAPVLTEYSPTQRVGRPHQPPSSEHWLGTTRLGHDVFTRLVYGARISLAVGFGAGLLITLIGTVLGILAGYKGGVVDEVINFFTNMVLVVPNLPLLLVIAAFIGQANPLVIALILGFTSWAWGVRVTRSETLSLRQRDFVKSAEMLGEPSWRIMAFEIFPNLVSIVGINFIGSVIFAVVTEATLEFLGLGDPNTVSWGIMLYNAQNASALSVGAWWDLLSPCLALALLGLGLALLNFAIDEIANPRLRTGGMLSRWTARVRAGEGKL
- a CDS encoding ABC transporter ATP-binding protein; protein product: MTDPVLSIRTLSIDYVGAEEDFRAVKDVSFDIMPGEFFGLAGESGCGKSTIAFAISRLHRPPALILSGSQIRLAGRDVLALNEEELRSFRWREVAMVFQSAMNSLNPVLTIERQFFDVLRTHTGMSRAQARDRAAELLAMVDISPDRLSSYPHQCSGGMRQRIVIAICLALNPKLLIMDEPTTALDVVVQREILGRIDVLRQQLGFSVLFITHDLALMVQACDRIGIMLEGELVEVNAAQTIYQSPQHAYTRRLWGSMPKLSGQQIGASAAL
- a CDS encoding ATP-binding cassette domain-containing protein; translated protein: MTQTEPVLALDNVSKTFGRADQPVYAARSVSFALHPGRTLALVGESGSGKTTAARLIMREYRPDAGQLLFRGMPVTSSGLKSYRAAVQMVFQDPFASLNPAHTVRHHLERPLRLHRPKMKGAERRVAIDELLSRVKLDPKLVAPKYPHELSGGQRQRISIARALAVDPAVIVADEPTSMLDVSVRLGILNLLNDMKRQLGLALLYITHDIATARYVAEDIMVMYAGQIVEWGETDKVLSNPQHPYTRLLLSAVPDPDQRFADTSGAAELTHVEEIRRRSALPQPEVRQVAPNHFIRPLP
- a CDS encoding NlpC/P60 family protein, with product MLDHRLTLARDGVAARSLEGIVPADRYLDTTIHQIAVACAPLRREPSPSAEQLDQVLFGELFEVLDVADGWAFGRAMRDGYVGFVAASALSGAPRTPTHKVRALRTYAFSGPSIKTAPTGLYSMNALLVAEGREGRFVQTAGGWFVEEHLAPVQEAETDPVAVAQRFVGTPYLWGGRESLGLDCSGLVQQALYACGRDCPRDTDQQVALGHPVDALRRGDLVFWRGHVAMMTSDRDMIHANAFHMAVVIEPLAEAVARISSRGGGEPTAFRRLD
- a CDS encoding FAD-dependent oxidoreductase, translating into MKKIGVVGAGIVGAAIATRLIGQGHAVTVFDAEPGGLPASSGNAALIALPEIAPIASPGMLTAVPKWLMDPLGPLTLRWQDVPALMPWLVAFLAASTPQRGALAREALTGLMQTALADHQELAASAGLAGHLRQTGFISLHDSHASLDAAVREAGQVRAALGYDFEAITPQKARAMVPQLEGRFFGAVHQPGYWMVSNPLSVLRHFQDFIRGRGQLQQGRVLSLTQREAGIGVMLQGGEEQVFDRVVVAAGVWSRDLVRGLGLKVLLENERGYNTTFTDLNWNLALPLGFADHGFVAVPLVDGLRVGGAVELAKPETSPNFARAEAMREKMRRYVPSLPEGGKEWMGRRPSTPDSLPVIDIHPGDPRILYAFGHGHLGLTLSAVTANLIAGMVEGTSSAPQPFSITRFQ
- a CDS encoding GntR family transcriptional regulator, giving the protein MKTKASETAKIAGEPGRIRGSGAQKVYQTLRQSILDLTLDPGSPLDEVTLSEQFQMSRTPIREALVRLVAEGLAKTLPNRNTVVATIDFAQLPVYFEALTLMYRVTTRAAAVHHAPEQIETIRKFEAQYAQAVARRDALAMIQSNRDFHVAIAEAGGNSYFTNLFARLLDEGRRILRIYYRSFDDKLPQQYVEAHSLMVEAIEAGHADRADALAAEHAAQIVKQIQSYINRETVSKITL
- a CDS encoding proline racemase family protein gives rise to the protein MRWSKTVTLVEAHAEGEVGRIVTGGVIDVPGATIADKLRHINDVDDSLRRFLVFEPRASAQMSTCLIFPPTRPDADIAFMILQGDKAHAMSGSNSICLTTVLLETGMLPMAEPETIVRIETASGLVTARASCRNGKCERVTLTMNPSYAHQLDAVVDVAGFGKVKLDIGYGGIFYALIDPAQLGLEIRPDQAKKLVEAGSAIHRAVNAQLEIAHPEIEAIKGISYTMFTSFNEAGELKGATIMPPGRIDRSPCGTGNSARLAVAAARGLAKPGDSFTARSIIDSTFEVTYAGDTTVAGRPAVQPIISGRGWIHGIHQIGVDPSDPYPQGYSVADTWGDAFDLMN